The Cyclobacterium amurskyense genome contains the following window.
GGACTACTTGCCTGAGGCATAGGAAGTCTTTGATCCTCTTTTAAACAAACAAAAAATCCGACTTGAGGACGTGACACTATACATGACCTGCTCTCCAAGAGCAAATAGGCCTGAATCACAGTGTTCTTACTTACCCCATACTCTTTACTTACGGTACGTATAGAAGGCATTTTATCCCCTAATTTTAGGGTTCCTTTGGCAATGAGGTTTTCAAAATTTCCAGCAAGCTTCTCAAATAGGGTCATTGAAACAAAAATTTAAACTGTACCCTTCAAATTTAAATAAATTGTATCTGTAACCAACCGATGATTCTTATTTAATTTGCAATTACAAACAAATGATTTCGTGAATTAGACAAGAAACATCTTATTTAATAGGTCCGAAAAAAAGTGAAAAGATACAAGTCCTCCAATATTTAGATTGTAGGCCATTCCTTTTTTTGAACCTTAAGTATTTTGAATTGTTTAAAATTCACCAATAAGACATATTGACATTAGCTTTTCCCTTTGGTAAAAATGATTGTCAGGCAAATGCATTTTTAAAAGAATTACCCATGATGAACGAAACGATAACTGAAAAGCCGGATTTTGATTTTGAAAATTTCACTTTCGGGGTGCAAGCCACAGATCAAATGTTGGTAGCGAAGTATGAAAATGGCGCTTGGTCAAATTTCCAAATTGGTCCTGTCAAAAACATTTCCTTGTCCCCTTTGGCCATGTGCCTGCACTATGGTCAAACAGTATTTGAAGGGCTAAAAGCCTTTAAAACCACTGATGGAAAGATTAATATCTTCAGGTTAGAGTCTCATTTTAAAAGAATGAATCGTTCTCTTGAAAGGATGGCCATGCCTGCTTTGCCGGCATCGTGTTTTATTGATGGGATCCGTGAGCTTGTAAGCAAAGAAAGCCAATGGGTAATAGATGATCCTGAGTATGCACTTTATATTCGACCATTTGCTATTGCTACAGAGAACAAGCTTGGTGTAGATGCCTCCCATGATTATTTATTCATGGTAATTCTTTCCCCATTGAAAGCCTATTACAATAGCCCTTTGAGAGTGGTTGTAGAGACCAACTATATCCGTTCTGCAAAAGGAGGTGCTGGTGCAGCCAAAAATGGAGGAAATTATGGTGCTTCACTTCTACCCCAACAGAAAGCCAAAAAAGAGGGATTCGACCAAATCATTTGGCTAGATTCCAATGAAAAGAAATACATAGAAGAATCGGGTACAATGAATATCATGTTTATCCTAAATGGGAAAACATTACTTACCCCTGCACTGAGTGACAGCATATTGGACGGTATTACCAGAGATTCAATCATTAAACTTGCCCCAGAATTGAATTTGGAGGTAGAAGAAAGGTCAATTCAGATCTCGGAAATAATTGACCGAATAGCTTCAGGAGAACAAGTTGAGGGTTTTGGAGTTGGAACCGCAGCAGTTATTTCTCCGATTAAGGAAATATCCTATAAAGGTGATTCATTCGAAACCTACGTTCAGGAAGATGCTGGAATGTATCGCATAAAGGAAATGCTTTCTGAAATTAGAAGAGGCATCAGGCCTGATCCTTTTGGCTGGTCAGACCTAGTATGATACATAAAAAATGTGAAGCTATAAGGCTGACTTTGATCTAAATTTTGGTGGTATTGTTGCTTAATAAAGGCGACATTACCACCAAAAACTAACTTTACCTATAAGAGGAGTTAGATACTACTAAATGATAAAGACTGAAGAGCCTTTTCACTTTTAAGGCTAATTACTTTACCAACAAAAAATTGTTCTGTTATTTTTTTCGGTGCCAAGGGTAAAATCCTTTCAATCAAAATAAAAAACCGGGATCCTGTTAATTTATAGTTTAGCTCGAAACTAGATAGTTGGCTCAACACTTATTTATTACTTCCCTGTTAAAAATTCTTGTTCCTCATCGCTTTTTTCTCTGAACGAACGCGTTTTGCTTTTAAACGTCTTTCTTTGGCAGCTTTGCCTGGTCGGGTAGCAATTCTTTTTTTCTTCCTTTTAAAAATCTTTTCCATTAACTCATAAAATTTCCCAATGGCAATTTTCTTGTTTTCAATCTGAGAACGAGAAGTTTGTGCATCGATCTGAATGGTTCCATCCTTACCCAATCTATTCCCATACTTTTGAAAAACCTTGGTCTTTTCTTCTTCTGACAAGTATTGAGAATTGGGAACGTTAAAAAATAAAGTTACTCTTGAATTTACCTTATTCACGTTTTGTCCACCAGGCCCACTGCTTCTGGAAGCCAAAAACGTTAACTCGGTATTAAAAATTTCATTTTTAATTCTTTCGGTAATTGTCATGAATGAACCAATTGATGTATTACTTGTCTTTAATAAATAAAATGCATCAAAAAGTTCCCTTGACAATTTAGCAGGAGGCTGAGAAAGCTTAATTCTGTAATAACTGCACTTTCATTACCATCCCTTATCTAGGTAGACAATGAAAGTGCAGATTGAGCTCTAAAAATGACTTGTTTTATAAACTAACAGCAGCCCCCACCAGGAGTACAGCTTCCACCCGAAGGAGTACTAACCATCTTCAATACAGGCTTCTTCTCAGGGACACCGCATTTCTCTTTTGCCAAGCAATCCGTTTGTTTACTGGTAAGTAAAAATCTTTCTCCGTTATAAGCCAATCCAAACCGCTGAATGGTTTCACCTTGAAATTCAACTTCGATGGGCGCATCACTCAATCCCAAAACTTTTTCTGACAATTCGATAATGTGCAATAACTTCTCTGGATGTAAGCGGTGGTTATAATCATCGGCATCCCAAAGTTGGAAATTAATCGCCTCCTCTTTACGTTCAGTACCACCACAATCAATATAATGTCTGATTACTTTTCCCACTTCTGTAACGTGAAAATGTTCAGGAACCAAAGTTCCATCAGGCAATTGAAAACTAAGTGTTTCCTGAGCTTTTAATATTGGTTTTATTTCTGAAAGTTTCATATTTTTTTATTTTGAATGAACCATTTAATAATAATTTTGGCGTCCCCATTGAAACATACAGCCTATATAATCAGGTTATACCCAAAAGAGTAAAACAACTTTTAAATCAGGCCATTTCTTTATTCAAAGAAAGGACAAATTAAATACAAAAGCAGTTCCTTTTGGATTAACCTAGGGCTTAATCAATCGGTACATTGCAATATTACGATTAATAAATTTAAAGTAAAAGGATCTCTTCAACTTTTCAAATTTATTAGTGAAAGTGGATCCTATAATAGGCAGCCATTTATAGTCCAGATTACAAAATATCCTATCCCTATCAATAGGAAAAATGTCTCAACTACTTTAAAATCGAGCTTGGTGAAATTTGTTTTTGTCTAAAAGGAATGATTTTTATCAAAAATTGTTTTATACTTCTACCCCATTGAAAGCATTCTATGAAAGCAAATAAAAGTAAGGTCAGTTTAAAAAGTGTTTTTAAAACCATAATCTGGCCGAGAAGAAAATATATTTTTATTGGACTCTTTTTAATAATTATCAGTAGGTTATCTGGTTTAGTTTTACCTTGGGCCAGCAAGTACCTTGTTGATGATGTCATTCCCTCCAGTGATTTTGAATTATTAAAATGGCTCATAGTTGCTGTGGTTGTTTCGGTTACCATCCAATCAGTAACTTCATTTGGATTAACACAAATTTTAAGTGTTGAGGCCCAAAATCTGATTGCTAAATTGAGGGTGGAAGTTCAGGCTCACATTATTCGCTTGCCAATACGATTTTTTGACAATGCCAAAACTGGGGAATTGGTATCCCGAGTAATGACTGATGTAGAAGGAGTACGAAACCTGGTAGGGACAGGACTTGCCCAAATGGTAGGTGGATTGTTAACATCCATGATCAGTTTGGTATTACTGATTTATATCAGTCCAAAAATGACTTTGTACGTCTTGGTCCCTGTAATAATTTTTGGCGTTATTTCCCTAAAAGCTTTTGGCCGGATTCGTCCAATATTCAGAGAAAGAGGAAAAATCAATGCTGAGGTTACAGGAAGACTGACTGAAACATTAGGAGGTATCCGGGTTATCAAAGGCTTTAATGCTGAAAATCAAGAAACAAAAATATTTGAATCAGGAGTAAACAAATTGTTTTTAAATGTAAAAAGTAGCTTAACTGCCACAAGCTTTGTTACCAGCGCGGCTACCTTTTTACTTGGACTTGCTTCGGCCGGAATAATGGGTATAGGCGGCTACATGATCATGGAAGACCAATTGACATTTGGTGATTTCCTTGCCTTTACCTTATTGTTAGGTTTTATGATTGCCCCTATTCTTCAAATGAGCAATATAGGAAGTCAATTGACCGAAGCTTTTGCAGGTTTGGACAGGACTCAGGAATTAATGAACATCCCATTAGAGGCGGACCCATTGACCAGAAATATTCTCTTGCCGGAGATAAAAGGTAGGGTAGCATTTGAAAATGTTCATTTTGAATATGAATCAGGTACTGAAATAATAAAGGGAGTAGATTTTATTGCTGAACCAGGAACAGTCACTGCCTTGGTTGGGAGTTCAGGGTCAGGAAAAACCACCATTTCAGGTCTTGTAGCTTCTTTTTTAAACCCAACCAAAGGAAGGGTAACCATAGATGGACAAGACCTTAGTAAAATAGATTTGGATTCATTTAGAAGACAATTGGGTGTAGTATTGCAGGATGATTTTCTTTTTGAAGGTACAATCCGAGAAAACATAATGTTTCCAAGACCTGACGCTTCAGAAGAGTTACTTCAGGATGCTGTGAAATCAGCTTATGTCCATCAGTTTACAGATCATTTCGAAAAAGGCCTAGAAACGGTTATAGGTGAAAGGGGTGTAAAACTTTCAGGAGGGCAGAGACAAAGACTTGCCATCGCCAGGGCCATTCTCGCCAATCCAAGAATTCTTATCCTTGATGAAGCGACTAGCAATCTTGATGCTGAGAGTGAACATTTTATTCAGTCCAGTTTGAAAAGCTTAATGGAAGGAAGAACCACCTTTGTAATTGCCCACAGACTTAGTACCATCAGGCAAGCAGATCAGATTCTCGTCATTGAAAAAGGGCAGATTGTAGAACGTGGACACCACGATGAATTGATAAGCACAAATGGAAGGTACCATGATTTGTACACCTTTCAGGCTAGAATTTAGGCATTACTGAGCAATGCCTTTACAGCCAATCTACCTGAAGTCATTGCTGCATTGATAGAGCCATTTAATAATTGATCCCCTGCTAGAAAAACATTGTCGAATAATTTCACATGTTGCAGGGGAGCACTATTTTTCACATCTGTGAGCTTTGGCAATGCTTTCTCAATGCTATAAGTTTTAATGTGTTCAAAAAAATTGGCATCAATCCCTGTTAAAGCTTCTAATTCCTTTGTTACTAGTGTCTCCAGATTTTCTAATCCTTTGACATCCTTAATAATGGAAACAGACAATAAGGCCCTACCATCACTGGCATATTTTTTACTAACATCAGTCAAGAACACCAAATTGTTGATCATGAACTTATCATCAGGTACCAAACCAATCATAGGTTTAACTATAAATGATTGCTGTAAGGTAAAATACAGATTGGTAACTTGATGATAGTCCAGGTTATCTTGTCCAATAAGCTTTCCAGGAGCTGTTGCAATGATAATCTGATCAGCAGTCAAAGAATTTCCGGAATCAAGGTGAATGGTATTGTTTTCAATTAATGAAACCTTGGTATTGAACCGGATTTGGGTATGTGCTAATTGTTCGAAAAGTTGTTGAGGAATTTGCCCCATGCCCTTTTCAGGAATGGCAGCATATCCCTGACCAAACATTTTAAAAACAAATTCAAACATCCTTGAAGATGTTGAAAGTTGATCTTCTAGAAATATCCCACTAAAAAATGGCTTGAAGAAATTATGAATAATGCGATTTGAAAAACCAAAATCTTTTAAATAGGTTAAAGTTGTACTCTGTGGACTAGTGAATATAGCCTCTATACTTTTTTCTTTTAACCTTTTAGTCAGCGCATACATTTTATACTTGTCCCAAAGTGTCCCGACTTTAGAAAATGCCATAGCAAAAACCTTAAGTGGGTTCCGAATCGGGTCATGAATGGCAAAAGATTGTCCACCAGCTTCGAGAATAATTGCCCCAGCCTTAAACTTTTTCAAATTTAGCTTATCCAAATCAAGGTAGCGACTTAATTCTGGATAAGCAGTTAGCAAAACTTGAAAACCATGATCGAGCAAATAACCGTATGTTTCATCAGTTTTCACTCTACCTCCAATGCTATCAGACCCTTCAAGAATTACTGGAAAATAACCCGCCCTTTCAAGCTCTATTGCTGCCACAAGGCCGGAAATTCCAGCTCCAATAATGTATACACTTTTTTCAGTTGAAAGCATTGTTATGGTTTTAATTAACTCCTTTTATTCACCCTCATTTTTTATATTTTTCCTCTCACGAAACTTCCCCTTATCCGAAGAGGCTTTTATCTTAGGTCTTGGCTCGGTTTTTACATTAGCCGTTTCACTTGATCTTTTTTTATCGTTCGGCCTAGACTGTTTCTTATAGGAGTTTCCTTTTTTCTTATTTCCTGATGCGTTTCTATTCCCTGCATTGGACTTATTAGAATGGCTCTTAGATAAATCAGGTCCTTTCCCTATATCTTCTGGATTAGGCAATACCTCAATTTCCATGCCGATAAGGTTCTCAATATTTTTATATTTATACCTGTCTTTTTCATTGACAAAAGTAACGGCTTTCCCTTTCTTCTCTGCTCTAGCAGTACGCCCTACCCTATGCACATAATCTTCTGGATCATTAGGTGTATCAAAATTAATTACCATTTCGATATCCTCCACATCAATCCCTCTTGAGAGTATATCTGTAGCAACAAGGATCTTTAATGATTTGTTTTTAAAGGAAGACATAATTAATTCCCTCTCATTCTGATCCAAGTCTGCATGAAAAGCTTCCACCATAAAGCTTTTTCTCAATACCTTATACAAAGACTTGACTTTATCCTTGGTCGAACAGAAAATTATAACCGCTTGAAAATCCTGGGATTTCAGTATATGGTTTACCAATGCCTCTTTTTGCCCATCATATACATGGTAAACATATTGACTGACCCCTTTAGCTGTTTTACCCAAAGCAATGGATATTTGTTCGGGATCATGTAAAATCTGTTGAGAGAATTTCCTGATTTTGGGAGGCATGGTAGCAGAAAACAACAAGGTCTGTCGTTTTTGAGGAAGGTATTTTACAATCGTCAGAATATCTTCTGAAAACCCCATATCCAACATTCTGTCAGCCTCATCTAATATTAAATTTTCAAGGGAATCAAAATTCACTTTACCCCCTGCAAGAAGGGCTATCAACCTACCAGGAGTAGCTACTACTATGTCAGCACCCATTTCCAAGGCTTTTCTTTGTTGCTCCCAGACTTTCCCGTCTCCTCCTCCATAAATGGGAATAGAACTAATTCCTAAAAAATAGGCAAGTCCCTGGATTTGCTGATCTATTTGGATGGCAAGCTCCCTTGTTGGGGCAATTATCAAAACTTTAACCCCATTTCTATCCCCTTTACTTATTTCATTAAGCACTGGCAATATAAAAGCGGCAGTTTTTCCTGTCCCTGTCTGTGCAGTTGCTATCAGGTCTTTCCCTCCTAGTATTATTGGTATTGCTTGCTCTTGTATGGGAGTTGCTTTTTCAAAACCCATTGCGTCCAAACCTTCCTGAAGTTCGGGAACAAAATTAAATTCACTAAAAATCAATTTTTCTCTAGTTTAAGTGTACAAATATGCCCAGCCAATTAATGCCAATTGCATCGGAAGTCTAATCAACAACAACCACTTTGGAATCCCTAAATGCTTTCTTTGATACATGTATAGATTGGCTGGAAATACTGCAATTAACAAAAGGATGATTCCATAGGCAGCTACAATTCGAACCGGCTCAAAAATCAAACCAAATCCTAATCCTACCTCTATACTCCCTACTAATTTGTTAACCAATTTGCGTTTAGGAATAAAAGGCGGGATAATACTTGTAAACAAGGCAGGTTTTACAAAATGCATAACCCCCACTGTCATATAAAAAATTGCCATCGCATAAAGAAATGCTTCATCCATAAAAATCAATTGCAGTAATTTCTTTATTCTTTAAAATTAGGACTTCAAACTTGCATATCAAAAATATTTAGGCTTATTAGCTAAAATAAATCCTTTTTTTGGAGAAAGAATTTAATTTATTCCTTTTAAACTTCGTTTCGAGCATTAATTACCGGTATCATTAGGCATTGAAATAGATTGATTCTAAGCTTTCAAAGACAATTAGCAAACTCTTTAATAAGTAACATTAACCAGTCCTGCTAATAACCCCACACCCTTCAAGAATGGATCGAAGCTGTAAATGATTACTGATTAAAAATCCTTTTGAGCCATTATTCCCTAATTTGAACTGGATTTTGCAATAGGATTTCTCCGCCCTGACAATAATCTGGGTAAAGCCTTTACCATGGTATGAGAAGAGTTGAATTGTTAGTAAATCAGGCTGTTTGAAGATTAAAGCATAGCATCGCTATGGTGAACCTGTTGATCGGAAGGCAGATTTAAAAACAGGACTGAAGTGACTGATTTTGAAGTGATTTCAGCACATAATAGAAGGTCTATTAATTATTTCTGATTCAACAACTCTTTCATTTAAACCCAGGGAAAGCATGAGCAATTACCTTTATATAACCACTGAATTTAACCCTTTAAACCTCTCCTAACTCATGTAATTACAAATCTTCAAAATCTAGATCAAAATTGAGCATCAAATTACATTAATAATAATTATCTACCCTTAGTATTAATTATAGCATAAACTTTAAACTATTTTATTGCTATATTTTAAATTAATCAATCTTTTCCTTACCTTTGAAATATCAAACAAAGACAAACGGTCTTTGGTCAATAAAAGACAAACTTTTTATTGATGATATATACTGTAGGATGATGAAACTGGCAGACATGCCCTCCTGTCTCGGGGGTGGGGATCACAGGATAAAAAAAATAGCGAGCTCGTGTTTTTTCTAACTGCCCCGTGGAGGTTCGACTCCTTCTCCTACAGCAGGTTATTTTGGGTTTATTGTTAATTGACTAAAGCTATGAGATTTTGTTTCATAGCTTTTTTTTCTGCCAAAAACCCAGAATAAATTAAACCCGAAACAGGTAATAGTAGGACAATTATCTATTTCGGGTCAATATAGGTAGGGATTAATTTCTCTTTTTTATCATAAAACAACCTGGCGTTACACTTCAGCAGCCTGAACGTGCATCCAATCGTAATTTTTTCTCCTGCCGAGGCTTACCCAACCTTCTTCTTCCCAACATCTCCACCAGTCATTGTACACGGGGTGTGCAAATGCGGCTTGGTTCCTTCCCCAGGTCAATTGGTTTCTAGCTGGGTCAAAATCAAGGGCAACTCCCCAAGAATGGGTTGACCATTGTGTTCCTCCTCGCATCAGCCTATTATTAAAACACCCTCCAAACCTGTTTAGCGCTAGCCTTTCAATTTCATTCTCCCCATAAATATTTCGCACATTTTCTAACACCAATAAAAGACTCTCTGCAACCTTGGTATGACAGGTGATTTTCTTTGCCCTATACCTCATATCCCAAGCTATTTTCATTTCATAAGGCACTGTCACTGTCACAAGATTTTTTGCCCGAAGACCATAAAATTCGTGAAAAGCAGGTGAATTTTGCCTGGGCCAGCGATTCATAGGGTTGATCTCTTCAGGCCTCCAAGGTTCTCTGACTTTACCATACTTTTGTAAATAAACCAATTCTTCAAAAGCATATTGGGTCTGAGGGCCCCACATCCCGTCTATAGCTCCAGAATTAAAACCTTTTTCTCTGGCTCCTATTTGAATCATGGTCGTAACCTTTCTCACATTTGGAAGATTGACGCTCATTCCTGGTACTCGATTGAGGCTTTTGAGTGTTTCCGGACCAAAAATACCATCAATTGCACCTCTGTACAATCCTTTTTCTGCCAGCAATTGTTGGACTACTTTGATTTTTTCTTTCATGCCTGATTGTTAGTTATTTGTGAAATATTTTATTAATTCAAATTAGCCAATAGACAAGCTAGAAGCACTAAACCATTTTTCGATTATGCGCAGGGTTCCTATCTGTTTATTGAAATAATTTAAAAAAAGCACTAGTGAATTTTACCTTCTTTTTGAATTTCATACCTTATGCACTGAATCAATAGTTCTTCTTTAATTTCTTTATGTTTACCAGCCATAGTCTTTAAACCTACCTGCTGAATAATATTTACAATATTGGCACCGGTAAGGGGATATTTTCTAGCCAAATCTTCCAAGACCAACCTTGATTCCAGAGCAATCTTTTTGGGCAAATATTGTTTCCATAATGCCAGCCTTTCACTAACACCCGGAGGTTCGAAATCAATAATTGTCTGAAACCTTCTGATAAAGGCTGTATCCAAATTGCTTTTATAATTGGAAGCCAAAATCACCATTTCAGGATAGGCTTCTATGCGCTGTAATAAATAGGCTACCTCTTGATTGGAATGTTTGTCTCTTGCGTCTTTGACATTTGTCCTTTTTCCAAAAAGTGCATCAGCCTCATCAAAAAACAAAATCCAGCTTTTACCTGAAGCCTTCTGAAAAAGCCGTGAGAGATTTTTTTCGGTTTCACCAATGTATTTAGACACCACAAGAGACAGGTCAACCCTATAAACATCCTTGCCTGTATATTTACCTAATAATCCTGCTGTTAGGGTTTTTCCTGTGCCCGGTGGACCAAAGAACATCACTCTATAACCCGGCTTCACGCTACGTTTTAATCCCCAATCTTCCATCAAGCGCTTATTGTAGGTCAACCAATCTTCCAGCGCTTTGATTTGTGAAAACGTTTTCTCGGACAGTATTAGATCTTCCCATTCAAGCTCTGTACGAATCAATTCGGCTGGAAAGTTCGGGCTAGGTTTGGGAGGCCTGATACTTTCCATCAATAACTTATCTGCAAATTCCTGATCTGGGTAAATAGGTGCGGCATAGAATGGCTCTTCTTCAGAAGCCTCTCCAATCAAAATATGCCCCTCTTTTAGTAAGCGAGAATCCTGAAAAACAGAAAAATACTTCTTTCTTGAAACCGGGTCACTTCCTCCTAATAAATAAAGCAAGGTTTCACCTGTAGGAATAATCCCGCGATGGTATTTACTTTTGTACCCCCCAAATTCAGGAAGTGATGTACCTTCGGGAAAATACTCCTGCACTATCTTACTCAAAAACCCAGGATCTATATAGGGCACCATTGCAAGTGCTAGCAATAACAACTCCTGGTTTTTGATATCAAGCTCTTTAATAATTTTTCCTAAAAATTCATTGGGGTCAAAATAAAGATCCAGATTAGGTTTGGTCAGGCTTGCTGTTTTTCCAATTTCATGGTCCATCCTGCTTTTGACCACCATCTCCAAAAAAATTAACAATTGTTTCATAGATCTATAGAAATGCCTTCCGGGTTAAAATCAATTTTGTTCTTGTTTACCGGTATCGATTTGCTTCATTTTGGATTTATAATGTAAAGCTTTCTCAAAACTTGGATCCAAATCAAGGGCTTTATTCAACCAATTCTTTGCCATCTCAAACTCTCCTTTACTAAGGTAAACAACTGCTAAATCTGTTAAAATTGCTGGATTATCTGGTTCCAAACGGGAATTTTTAATCAAATGGTCCAAGCCTTCTGATACTTGACCTACTGCAAGGAAGGTCATAGCCAAATAATGTCGATAAGAAGTATTGTCAGGTTCCTCTGCAAGGGCTGATTTAAAAGATTTAATGGCAAAACCATAGTTTTTTAAATGAAATTCACATTGCCCAGCCAAAAACCAGACAAGCCCTGTCCAGTAATTAGGAGGTATAGAAGTCAAAGTCTGTCTTGCCTCTTCCCAATGGTTCATCCTCATAAAAACCTTAACAAGTTGTATTAAATTTTGATCAGTGGGATGCTCTTCTATTATGCTTTTCCAGATCTGCACTGCTTTTTCCAACTCATTGATATGGGTGGCAAGCTTTGCCAAACTAATTTTTGCATTTTGGTGCTCAGGGAACCGTTCCACTGCTTCAGAAAACTTATCCCAAGCAATCGCATATTCACCTTTCATGGACAACGCATTCCCTAAATTCACCAGAAAATGCGGCTTCATTTCAATTTGTATCGCTTTTTCAAAAAACAATATGGCCTTATCGTAGTCTTTTTGCTGTTGATAATAAAGGCCCATATTATTTAAGATGGATGTGTTTTTTGAATCTAACTCGTAGGCTTTATCATAGCATTCTGCTGCCTTTTCAAAATTTTGCTTCAAAAAATGCCTTGCACCTTCATTATTGAAAGCAATGGCCTTCTCTTTTTCCATTGTAGTCATTTAGTCAAATAAATCATTTTTGATGTCTCTCGCCAAGCCCTTACCCATATTCACAATATCCAGATCAGGATAGATCACCTCAATATCATCGAAAGACATATCAAAAGCCTCACCCTCCTGATAATTGACTGGGAACACCAGACCAAATTGTATATCTGGCCCCCATTCAAAGCCAGCCAAATTGTGTCTCCAGGTTTCTGAAACAGAGAGGAAGCCTACTCCAAGGCTGGCCCTTGCAAATGCATTCACTTCAAATTCGAATTTGGGATTTACAGTGATTCTACCGAGAGCATCCAGGGACAAGCCTGTCTGAGGGGTCCAATTCAAATCTACTTCTGCAGCTGCTTCTCCTTCTAACCCCAATGCGCCAGTCAACTCTATTCCTCCTGTGAGGCTAGCAATGGCAACACTGACACCAAGGCTCAAGTCACCTCTTAAAGTAAGTCCAGCATCGGCAGGAATGGCAAATTCTCCATGACCACTTATTGTGGTTTCATCTTCTCTTTCAGGATTGTAGGTGATTTCAGCGGATATATCTCTCAATTCACCTGGACCAAAACCGGCTGTAAAATCCAATCCACCTCCAATTTGAGCAACCAAACCAATACTTCGTGGCCCAATAGGAATCGCGAACAATGGAATCTCTATTGTTGGAGCCCTAAATAAATTCCTATTGAATTCCTTTCTTTGAAAAACCTCATAGCTCTCAGAGGCCAGTCTGGCAGTAACTTCTATTTCTCCATTAGGTAAAAGTTTAACTCCAGCCGTTGCAGCCAACCAAGGAGTTAATTGAAGGGTAAGCTCACCTCCACCATAGACTCGCATGGTTTCGTCCGGATCTCCAGAAGGCTGTCCATCTTCCCCTATAGCACGGTTGGTAG
Protein-coding sequences here:
- a CDS encoding DEAD/DEAH box helicase, with product MGFEKATPIQEQAIPIILGGKDLIATAQTGTGKTAAFILPVLNEISKGDRNGVKVLIIAPTRELAIQIDQQIQGLAYFLGISSIPIYGGGDGKVWEQQRKALEMGADIVVATPGRLIALLAGGKVNFDSLENLILDEADRMLDMGFSEDILTIVKYLPQKRQTLLFSATMPPKIRKFSQQILHDPEQISIALGKTAKGVSQYVYHVYDGQKEALVNHILKSQDFQAVIIFCSTKDKVKSLYKVLRKSFMVEAFHADLDQNERELIMSSFKNKSLKILVATDILSRGIDVEDIEMVINFDTPNDPEDYVHRVGRTARAEKKGKAVTFVNEKDRYKYKNIENLIGMEIEVLPNPEDIGKGPDLSKSHSNKSNAGNRNASGNKKKGNSYKKQSRPNDKKRSSETANVKTEPRPKIKASSDKGKFRERKNIKNEGE
- a CDS encoding DUF6428 family protein; amino-acid sequence: MKLSEIKPILKAQETLSFQLPDGTLVPEHFHVTEVGKVIRHYIDCGGTERKEEAINFQLWDADDYNHRLHPEKLLHIIELSEKVLGLSDAPIEVEFQGETIQRFGLAYNGERFLLTSKQTDCLAKEKCGVPEKKPVLKMVSTPSGGSCTPGGGCC
- the arfB gene encoding alternative ribosome rescue aminoacyl-tRNA hydrolase ArfB, producing MTITERIKNEIFNTELTFLASRSSGPGGQNVNKVNSRVTLFFNVPNSQYLSEEEKTKVFQKYGNRLGKDGTIQIDAQTSRSQIENKKIAIGKFYELMEKIFKRKKKRIATRPGKAAKERRLKAKRVRSEKKAMRNKNF
- a CDS encoding ABC transporter ATP-binding protein, producing the protein MKANKSKVSLKSVFKTIIWPRRKYIFIGLFLIIISRLSGLVLPWASKYLVDDVIPSSDFELLKWLIVAVVVSVTIQSVTSFGLTQILSVEAQNLIAKLRVEVQAHIIRLPIRFFDNAKTGELVSRVMTDVEGVRNLVGTGLAQMVGGLLTSMISLVLLIYISPKMTLYVLVPVIIFGVISLKAFGRIRPIFRERGKINAEVTGRLTETLGGIRVIKGFNAENQETKIFESGVNKLFLNVKSSLTATSFVTSAATFLLGLASAGIMGIGGYMIMEDQLTFGDFLAFTLLLGFMIAPILQMSNIGSQLTEAFAGLDRTQELMNIPLEADPLTRNILLPEIKGRVAFENVHFEYESGTEIIKGVDFIAEPGTVTALVGSSGSGKTTISGLVASFLNPTKGRVTIDGQDLSKIDLDSFRRQLGVVLQDDFLFEGTIRENIMFPRPDASEELLQDAVKSAYVHQFTDHFEKGLETVIGERGVKLSGGQRQRLAIARAILANPRILILDEATSNLDAESEHFIQSSLKSLMEGRTTFVIAHRLSTIRQADQILVIEKGQIVERGHHDELISTNGRYHDLYTFQARI
- a CDS encoding NAD(P)/FAD-dependent oxidoreductase, with product MLSTEKSVYIIGAGISGLVAAIELERAGYFPVILEGSDSIGGRVKTDETYGYLLDHGFQVLLTAYPELSRYLDLDKLNLKKFKAGAIILEAGGQSFAIHDPIRNPLKVFAMAFSKVGTLWDKYKMYALTKRLKEKSIEAIFTSPQSTTLTYLKDFGFSNRIIHNFFKPFFSGIFLEDQLSTSSRMFEFVFKMFGQGYAAIPEKGMGQIPQQLFEQLAHTQIRFNTKVSLIENNTIHLDSGNSLTADQIIIATAPGKLIGQDNLDYHQVTNLYFTLQQSFIVKPMIGLVPDDKFMINNLVFLTDVSKKYASDGRALLSVSIIKDVKGLENLETLVTKELEALTGIDANFFEHIKTYSIEKALPKLTDVKNSAPLQHVKLFDNVFLAGDQLLNGSINAAMTSGRLAVKALLSNA
- a CDS encoding DoxX family protein, whose product is MDEAFLYAMAIFYMTVGVMHFVKPALFTSIIPPFIPKRKLVNKLVGSIEVGLGFGLIFEPVRIVAAYGIILLLIAVFPANLYMYQRKHLGIPKWLLLIRLPMQLALIGWAYLYT
- a CDS encoding branched-chain amino acid aminotransferase — its product is MMNETITEKPDFDFENFTFGVQATDQMLVAKYENGAWSNFQIGPVKNISLSPLAMCLHYGQTVFEGLKAFKTTDGKINIFRLESHFKRMNRSLERMAMPALPASCFIDGIRELVSKESQWVIDDPEYALYIRPFAIATENKLGVDASHDYLFMVILSPLKAYYNSPLRVVVETNYIRSAKGGAGAAKNGGNYGASLLPQQKAKKEGFDQIIWLDSNEKKYIEESGTMNIMFILNGKTLLTPALSDSILDGITRDSIIKLAPELNLEVEERSIQISEIIDRIASGEQVEGFGVGTAAVISPIKEISYKGDSFETYVQEDAGMYRIKEMLSEIRRGIRPDPFGWSDLV